Proteins encoded by one window of Gopherus flavomarginatus isolate rGopFla2 chromosome 11 unlocalized genomic scaffold, rGopFla2.mat.asm SUPER_11_unloc_1, whole genome shotgun sequence:
- the LOC127040887 gene encoding olfactory receptor 6F1-like produces the protein MFLIVVFSVMYFLTIIGNMSVIALVRTHPCLHTPMYFFLCNLSFLEIWYTTACVPKAIGIMLVTSQNISFTVCLLQLFFLLSMGSTECFLLAVMAYDRYLAICHPLRYSSLMNRTFSVHLALLSWLCGFLAISVLTTLISRLSFCGPKVINHFLCDIDALIALSCTDTRFVELAMFIVSIIVVVISCVITLVSYIHIISTILRISSSQGQQKVFSTCSAHLTVVTIWYSSTIFLYVKPSAQNSLDLNKTINIFNTVVTPLLNPFIYTLRNKEVKEAMGKALRRMLSGFETAWI, from the coding sequence ATGTTCCTTATTGTGGTGTTTTCAGTTATGTACTTCCTAACCATCATAGGGAATATGTCTGTCATAGCCCTAGTGAGGACCCACCCATGCCTGCACactcccatgtatttcttcctctgcaatctCTCCTTCCTGGAGATCTGGTACACCACAGCATGTGTCCCCAAGGCCATTGGCATCATGCTGGTAACaagccaaaacatttcattcactGTCTGCCTCCTGCAAttgttttttctcctctccaTGGGCTCCACAGAATGTTTCCTCCTGGCCGTCATGGCCTATGACCGCTATCTGGCCATATGCCACCCATTGCGCTACAGCTCCCTCATGAACAGGACTTTCTCTGTTCATCTGGCCCTCCTCTCTTGGCTGTGTGGGTTCCTGGCTATCTCTGTGCTGACAACTCTAATATCCAGATTGTCCTTCTGCGGCCCTAAAGTCATCAATCATTTCCTTTGTGACATTGATGCCTTGATAGCACTCTCTTGCACAGACACACGCTTTGTTGAGCTTGCAATGTTCATTGTCTCAATCATTGTTGTTGTGATCTCATGTGTGATAACCCTGGTCTCCTACATTCACATCATCTCCACCATCTTGAGAATATCATCATCTCAAGGCCAGCAAAAGGTCTTTTCCACTTGCTCTGCCCACCTCACTGTTGTGACTATTTGGTACAGCTCCACCATTTTTCTCTATGTCAAGCCTTCTGCACAGAACTCATTGGATTTGAACAAAACTATCAACATCTTTAACACTGTCGTAACCCCTCTATTAAACCCTTTCATTTACACTCTAAGAAACAAAGAGGTGAAGGAAGCAATGGGAAAGGCATTAAGAAGAATGCTAAGTGGTTTTGAAACAGCATGGATTTAG
- the LOC127040888 gene encoding olfactory receptor 6F1-like: protein MIRGNQTSVQEFISLGFLGTWYFRMALAVLFSVMYILTILGNVSIIALVRTHSWLHTPMYFFLCNLSFLEIWYTTTCVLKAIGVMLVTSQTISFTVCLLQLFFLLSMGSTECFLLAFMAYDRYLAICHPLRYSSLMNRTFSAQLALASWLCVFLAISVLMSLISRLPFCCPSVINHFICDIDSWIALSCADMRLVELAIFIDSFIVVMVSCVITLVSYIFIISTILRIPAAQGWQKASSTCSAHLTVVTIWYGSAIFLFLMPSAQNSLDLNKIVNILNTILTPLLNHFIYTLRNKEVKEALGKTVSGILSGFRKVEISSK from the exons atgattagggg AAATCAAACCAGTGTGCAGGAGTTTATCTCACTGGGCTTTCTCGGCACTTGGTATTTCCGGATGGCCCTTGCTGTGCTGTTTTCTGTGATGTACATCCTAACGATCCTAGGGAATGTGTCCATCATAGCCCTAGTGAGGACCCACTcatggctccacactcccatgtacttcttcctctgCAATCTCTCTTTCCTAGAGATCTGGTACACCACAACATGTGTCCTCAAGGCCATTGGCGTCATGCTGGTCACAAGCCAAACCATCTCTTTCACTGTCTGCCTCCTGCAAttgttttttctcctctccaTGGGCTCCACAGAATGTTTCCTCCTGGCCTTCATGGCCTATGACCGCTATCTGGCCATATGCCACCCATTGCGCTACAGCTCCCTCATGAACAGGACTTTCTCTGCTCAGCTGGCCCTCGCCTCTTGGCTGTGTGTGTTCCTGGCTATCTCTGTGCTCATGTCTCTAATATCCAGGTTGCCTTTCTGTTGCCCAAGTGTCATCAATCATTTTATTTGTGACATAGATTCCTGGATAGCACTTTCCTGTGCTGATATGCGCCTTGTTGAGCTGGCAATATTCATCGACTCATTCATTGTTGTCATGGTCTCATGCGTAATAACCCTGGTCTCCTACATTTTCATTATCTCCACCATCTTGAGAATCCCTGCAGCCCAAGGCTGGCAAAAGGCCTCTTCCACTTGCTCAGCCCATCTTACTGTCGTGACTATCTGGTACGGCTctgccatttttctttttctcatgcCGTCTGCACAGAACTCACTGGATTTGAACAAAATTGTCAACATCTTAAACACTATCCTAACTCCTCTATTAAACCATTTCATTTACactctgagaaacaaagaggtgaagGAAGCCTTGGGAAAGACAGTCAGTGGAATATTAAGTGGTTTtagaaaagttgaaatttcatcAAAATGA